The Neofelis nebulosa isolate mNeoNeb1 chromosome X, mNeoNeb1.pri, whole genome shotgun sequence genome has a segment encoding these proteins:
- the MED12 gene encoding mediator of RNA polymerase II transcription subunit 12 isoform X16: protein MAEYYRPGPAGSGGCGSTIGPLPHDVEVAIRQWDYNEKLAMFMFQDGMLDRHEFLTWVLECFEKIRPGEDELLKLLLPLLLRYSGEFVQSAYLSRRLAYFCTRRLALQLDGVSSHSSHVMSAQSSSTLPTTPAPQPPTSSTPSTPFSDLLMCPQHRPLVFGLSCILQTILLCCPSALVWHYSLTDSRIKTGSPLDHLPIAPSNLPMPEGNSAFTQQVRAKLREIEQQIKERGQAVEVRWSFDKCQEATAGFTIGRVLHTLEVLDSHSFERSDFSNSLDSLCNRIFGLGPSKDGHEISSDDDAVVSLLCEWAVSCKRSGRHRAMVVAKLLEKRQAEIEAERCGESEAADEKGSIASGSLSAPSAPIFQDVLLQFLDTQAPMLTDPRSESERVEFFNLVLLFCELIRHDVFSHNMYTCTLISRGDLAFGAPGPRPPSPFDDPADDSERKEAEGSSSSKLEDPGLSESMDIDPSSSVLFEDMEKPDFSLFSPTMPCEGKGSPSPEKPDVEKEVKPPPKEKIEGTLGVLYDQPRHVQYATHFPIPQEESCSHECNQRLVVLFGVGKQRDDARHAIKKITKDILKVLNRKGTAETDQLAPIVPLNPGDLTFLGGEDGQKRRRNRPEAFPTAEDIFAKFQHLSHYDQHQVTAQVSRNVLEQITSFALGMSYHLPLVQHVQFIFDLMEYSLSISGLIDFAIQLLNELSVVEAELLLKSSDLVGSYTTSLCLCIVAVLRHYHACLILNQDQMAQVFEGLCGVVKHGMNRSDGSSAERCILAYLYDLYTSCSHLKSKFGELFSDFCSKVKNTIYCNVEPSESNMRWAPEFMIDTLENPAAHTFTYTGLGKSLSENPANRYSFVCNALMHVCVGHHDPDRVNDIAILCAELTGYCKSLSAEWLGVLKALCCSSNNGTCGFNDLLCNVDVSDLSFHDSLATFVAILIARQCLLLEDLIRCAAIPSLLNAACSEQDSEPGARLTCRILLHLFKTPQLNPCQSDGNKPTVGIRSSCDRHLLAASQNRIVDGAVFAVLKAVFVLGDAELKGSGFTVTGGTEELPEEEGGGGSGGRRQGGRNISVETASLDVYAKYVLRSICQQEWVGERCLKSLCEDSNDLQDPVLSSAQAQRLMQLICYPHRLLDNEDGENPQRQRIKRILQNLDQWTMRQSSLELQLMIKQTPNNEMNSLLENIAKATIEVFQQSAETGSSSGNTASNMPSSSKTKPVLSSLERSGVWLVAPLIAKLPTSVQGHVLKAAGEELEKGQHLGSSSRKERDRQKQKSMSLLSQQPFLSLVLTCLKGQDEQREGLLTSLYSQVHQIVNNWRDDQYLDDCKPKQLMHEALKLRLNLVGGMFDTVQRSTQQTTEWAVLLLEIIISGTVDMQSNNELFTTVLDMLSVLINGTLAADMSSISQGSMEENKRAYMNLVKKLRKELGERQSDSLEKVRQLLPLPKQTRDVITCEPQGSLIDTKGNKIAGFDSIFKKEGLQVSTKQKISPWDLFEGLKPSAPLSWGWFGTVRVDRRVARGEEQQRLLLYHTHLRPRPRAYYLEPLPLPPEDEEPPAPTLLEPEKKAPEPPKTDKPGAAPPSTEERKKKSTKGKKRSQPAAKTEDYGMGPGRSGPYGVTVPPDLLHHANPGSISHLSYRQGSIGLYTQNQPLPAGGPRVDPYRPVRLPMQKLSTRPPYPGVMPTAMTGVMGLEPSSYKTSVYRQQQPTVPQGQRLRQQLQAKIQSQGMLGQSSVHQMTPSSSYGLQTSQGYTPYVSHVGLQQHAGPAGTMVPPSYSSQPYQSTHPSTNPTLVDPTRHLQQRPSGYVHQQAPTYGHGLTSTQRFSHQTLQQTPMIGTMTPLGAQGVQAGVRSASILPEQQQQQQQQQQQQQQQQQQQQQQQQQQQYHIRQQQQQQILRQQQQQQQQQQQQQQQQQQQQQQQQQQQQQQQQQQAAPPQPQPQSQPQVAAGLRPLAQGQLPSSSARGFSRHSNSNRQQLWSGNSNNSSPIPSHSPVPTYLDATEPPGRTACALDVAPPFPLNYQSPSGASTSSGWGSSLRLHF from the exons ATGGCTGAATACTACCGGCCAGGGCCTGCAGGCAGTGGGGGCTGTGGTTCCACTATAGGGCCTTTGCCCCATGATGTAGAGGTGGCAATCCGGCAGTGGGACTACAACGAGAAGCTGGCCATGTTCATGTTTCAG GATGGAATGCTGGACAGACATGAGTTCCTGACCTGGGTACTTGAGTGTTTTGAGAAAATCCGCCCAGGAGAAGATGAGTTGCTTAAACTTCTGCTGCCCCTGCTGCTTCGA TACTCCGGGGAATTCGTTCAGTCTGCGTACCTCTCCCGCCGCCTTGCCTACTTCTGTACCCGGAGACTGGCCTTGCAACTGGACGGTGTGAGCAGTCACTCCTCCCACGTTATGTCTGCTCAGTCGTCAAGCACACTGCCCACCACTCCCGCTCCTCAGCCCCCAACTAGCAGCACACCCTCTACACCCTTTAGTGACCTGCTGATGTGCCCTCAGCACCGGCCCCTGGTTTTTGGCCTCAGCTGTATCCTTCAG ACCATCCTCCTGTGTTGTCCTAGTGCCTTGGTTTGGCACTACTCACTGACTGATAGCCGCATTAAGACTGGCTCACCACTTGACCACCTGCCTATTGCCCCCTCCAACCTGCCCATGCCAGAGGGCAACAGTGCCTTTACTCAGCAG GTCCGTGCAAAGTTGCGTGAGATTGAACAGCAGATCAAGGAGCGAGGACAGGCAGTTGAGGTTCGCTGGTCTTTTGATAAGTGCCAGGAAGCTACTGCAG GCTTCACCATTGGACGGGTGCTCCATACTTTGGAAGTGTTGGACAGCCATAGTTTTGAGCGCTCTGACTTCAGCAACTCTCTTGACTCCCTTTGCAACCGAATCTTTGGATTGGGACCTAGCAAGGATGGGCATGAG ATCTCTTCCGATGATGATGCTGTAGTATCATTACTGTGTGAGTGGGCTGTCAGCTGCAAGCGTTCTGGTCGGCATCGTGCTATGGTGGTCGCCAAGCTGCTGGAGAAGAGACAGGCTGAGATTGAGGCTGAG CGTTGTGGAGAATCAGAAGCTGCAGATGAGAAGGGTTCCATTGCCTCTGGCTCCCTTTCAGCTCCCAGTGCTCCCATTTTCCAGGATGTCCTCCTGCAGTTTCTGGATACCCAGGCTCCCATGCTGA CGGACCCCCGAAGTGAGAGTGAACGAGTGGAGTTCTTTAACTTGGTACTGCTGTTCTGTGAACTGATTCGACATGATGTTTTCTCCCACAACATGTATACCTGCACTCTCATCTCCCGAGGGGACCTTGCCTTTGGAGCCCCTGGTCCCCGGCCCCCCTCTCCCTTTGATGACCCCGCTGATGACTCTGAGCGCAAGGAGGCTGAGGGCAGCAGCAGTAGCAAGCTGGAG GACCCAGGGCTCTCGGAATCTATGGACATTGACCCTAGTTCCAGTGTGCTCTTTGAGGACATGGAGAAGCCTGATTTCTCA TTGTTCTCCCCTACTATGCCCTGTGAGGGGAAGGGCAGTCCGTCCCCTGAGAAGCCAGATGTTGAGAAGGAGGTGAAGCCCCCACCCAAGGAGAAGATAGAAGGGACCCTCGGGGTTCTTTATGACCAGCCGCGGCACGTGCAGTACGCCACACACTTTCCCATCCCCCAG GAGGAGTCATGCAGCCATGAGTGCAACCAGCGGTTGGTCGTACTGTTTGGGGTGGGAAAGCAGCGAGATGATGCCCGCCATGCCATCAAGAAAATAACCAAGGATATCCTGAAGGTTCTGAACCGCAAGGGGACAGCGGAAACTG ACCAGCTTGCTCCTATTGTGCCTCTGAATCCTGGAGACCTGACATTCTTAG GTGGGGAGGACGGGCAGAAGCGGAGGCGCAACCGGCCTGAAGCCTTCCCCACTGCTGAAGATATCTTTGCTAAGTTCCAGCACCTCTCACATTATGACCAACACCAGGTCACAGCTCAG GTCTCCCGGAATGTTCTGGAGCAGATCACGAGCTTTGCCCTTGGCATGTCATACCACTTGCCTCTGGTGCAGCATGTGCAGTTCATCTTTGACCTCATGGAATATTCACTCAGCATCAGTGGCCTCATCGACTTTGCCATTCag CTGCTGAATGAACTGAGCGTAGTTGAGGCCGAGCTGCTGCTCAAATCCTCGGATCTGGTGGGCAGCTACACTACCAGCCTGTGCCTGTGCATTGTGGCTGTCCTGCGGCACTATCATGCCTGCCTTATCCTCAACCAGGACCAGATGGCACAGGTCTTTGAGGG GCTGTGTGGTGTAGTGAAGCATGGGATGAACCGGTCAGATGGCTCCTCTGCAGAACGCTGTATCCTTGCTTATCTCTATGATCTGTACACCTCCTGTAGCCATTTAAAGAGCAAATTTGGGGAGCTCTTCAG CGACTTCTGCTCCAAGGTGAAGAACACTATCTACTGCAACGTGGAGCCATCAGAATCCAACATGCGCTGGGCGCCCGAGTTCATGATCGACACTCTGGAGAACCCTGCAGCTCACACCTTCACATACACAGGGCTAGGCAAGAGTCTTAGTGAGAACCCTGCTAACCGCTACAGCTTTGTCTGCAATGCCCTTATGCACGTCTGTGTGGGGCACCATGATCCCGATAG GGTGAATGACATCGCAATCCTGTGTGCGGAGCTGACCGGCTATTGCAAGTCACTGAGTGCCGAATGGCTAGGAGTTCTTAAGGCCCTGTGCTGCTCCTCTAACAATGGCACTTGTGGTTTCAACGACCTTCTCTGCAATGTGGAT GTCAGTGACCTGTCTTTTCACGACTCCCTGGCTACCTTTGTTGCCATCCTCATCGCTCGCCAGTGTTTGCTCCTCGAGGATCTGATTCGCTGTGCTGCCATCCCTTCACTCCTTAATGCTG ctTGCAGCGAACAGGACTCTGAGCCGGGGGCTCGGCTTACCTGCCGCATCCTCCTCCACCTTTTCAAGACACCTCAACTCAATCCTTGCCAGTCAGATGGGA ACAAGCCTACCGTAGGAATCCGGTCCTCCTGTGACCGCCACCTGCTGGCTGCCTCTCAGAACCGCATAGTGGATGGAGCTGTGTTTGCTGTTCTCAAGGCTGTGTTTGTACTTG GGGATGCGGAACTGAAGGGCTCAGGCTTCACTGTGACAGGAGGAACAGAAGAACttccagaggaggagggaggagggggcagtggcGGTCGGAGGCAGGGTGGCCGCAACATCTCTGTGGAGACAGCCAGTCTGGATGTCTATGCCAAGTACGTGCTACGCAGCATCTGCCAACAG GAATGGGTAGGAGAACGTTGCCTTAAATCACTGTGTGAAGACAGCAATGACCTACAAGACCCGGTGTTGAGTAGCGCCCAGGCTCAGCGCCTCATGCAGCTCATCTGCTACCCACATCGATTACTGGACAACGAGGATGGGGAAAACCCCCAGCGGCAACGCATTAAGCGTATTCTCCAG AACTTGGACCAGTGGACCATGCGCCAGTCTTCCTTGGAACTGCAGCTGATGATCAAGCAGACCCCTAACAAT GAGATGAACTCCCTCTTAGAGAACATCGCTAAGGCCACAATCGAGGTTTTCCAACAGTCGGCAGAGACAGGGTCGTCTTCTGGAAACACTGCAAGCAACATGCCTAGCAGCAGCAAGACCAAGCCTGTGCTCAG CTCTCTCGAGCGCTCCGGTGTATGGCTGGTGGCCCCCCTCATTGCCAAACTGCCCACCTCAGTCCAGGGGCATGTGTTAAAGGCTGCTGGGGAGGAATTGGAGAAGGGTCAGCATCTGGGGTCCTCTTCCCGCAAAGAACGCGATCGCCAAAAGCAGAAGAG cATGTCCCTGTTGAGCCAGCAGCCCTTCTTATCCCTGGTGCTGACATGTCTGAAAGGGCAAGATGAGCAGCGTGAGGGACTCCTCACCTCCCTCTACAGCCAGGTGCACCAG ATTGTGAATAATTGGCGAGATGACCAGTACTTGGATGACTGCAAACCAAAGCAGCTAATGCACGAGGCGCTCAAGCTGCGGCTCAACCTG GTGGGGGGCATGTTTGACACGGTGCAGCGCAGCACCCAGCAGACCACGGAGTGGGCTGTGCTGCTCCTGGAGATCATCATCAGCGGCACTGTCGACATGCAGTCCAACAA CGAGCTCTTCACCACTGTGTTGGACATGCTGAGCGTGCTCATCAATGGGACCCTGGCTGCGGACATGTCTAGCATCTCTCAAGGCAGCATGGAGGAAAACAAACGCGCCTACATGAACCTGGTGAAGAAGCTGCGG AAAGAGTTGGGGGAGCGTCAGTCGGACAGTCTGGAAAAAGTTCGCCAGCTGCTGCCACTGCCCAAGCAGACCCGAGATGTCATCACATGTGAGCCACAGGGCTCCCTTATTGACACCAAAGGCAACAAGATTGCCGGCTTCGATTCCATCTTCAAGAAGGAG GGTCTACAGGTTTCCACCAAACAAAAGATCTCTCCCTGGGATCTTTTTGAAGGCTTGAAGCCATCAGCACCACTCTCTTGGGGCTGGTTTGGAACAGTCCGGGTCGACCGGCGAGTGGCCCGAGGAGAGGAACAGCAGCGCTTGCTGCTCTACCACACGCATCTGAGGCCCCGGCCCCGTGCCTATTACCTGGAACCACTGCCACTGCCACCGGAAGATGAGGagccccctgctcccaccctgctCGAGCCTGAGAAAAAGGCTCCAGAACCCCCCAAAACTGACAAACCTGGGGCCGCTCCACCTAGTACCGAGGAACGCAAGAAGAAGTCCACCAAGGGCAAGAAACGCAGCCAGCCAGCCGCCAAGACAGAG GACTATGGAATGGGCCCAGGAAGGAGTGGCCCGTATGGTGTGACAGTGCCTCCAGACCTCCTGCACCATGCGAACCCTGGATCCATATCCCACCTTAGCTACAGGCAGGGCTCCATAGGCCTGTACACCCAGAACCAGCCGCTGCCGGCAG GTGGCCCTCGTGTGGACCCGTACCGCCCCGTGCGATTACCAATGCAGAAGCTGTCAACCCGACCACCTTACCCGGGAGTGATGCCCACGGCCATGACTGGAGTCATGGGACTAGAACCCTCCTCCTACAAGACATCTGTCTACCGACAGCAGCAGCCCACGGTGCCCCAAGGACAGCGCCTTCGCCAACAGCTCCAGGCAAAGATA cagAGTCAGGGGATGTTGGGACAGTCATCTGTCCATCAGATGACTCCCAGCTCTTCCTACGGTTTGCAGACCTCCCAG gGCTATACTCCTTATGTTTCTCATGTGGGATTGCAGCAACACGCAGGCCCCGCAGGTACCATGGTGCCCCCCAGCTACTCCAGCCAGCCTTATCAGAGCACCCACCCTTCTACCAATCCTACTCTTGTAGATCCTACTCGCCACCTGCAACAGCGGCCCAGTGGCTATGTGCACCAGCAGGCCCCAACCTACGGACATGGGCTGACCTCCACTCAAAG GTTTTCACACCAGACCCTGCAGCAGACACCCATGATAGGTACCATGACACCGCTGGGCGCGCAGGGCGTCCAGGCCGGCGTTCGATCGGCTTCCATCCTGCctgagcagcagcagcaacagcagcagcagcagcagcagcaacagcaacagcagcagcagcagcagcagcagcagcagcagcagcagtaccACAtccggcagcagcagcagcagcagatcCTACGG cagcagcagcaacagcagcagcagcagcagcagcagcagcagcagcaacagcagcagcagcaacagcagcagcaacagcaacaacagcagcagcagcagcaggcggcccctccccagccccagccccagtcccagccccagGTAGCTGCTGGACTACGACCCCTGGCTCAGGGACAGCTGCCCAG TTCCAGCGC